One Penaeus vannamei isolate JL-2024 unplaced genomic scaffold, ASM4276789v1 unanchor4528, whole genome shotgun sequence genomic window, CGctgctctctctgtatatataaagattatatcaaaCCCCTTTTCTTTtaagcacagacacacgtacCGCTCCGTGAACACACACAGCTGGTAGTCTGTCATTCCCATaaccacacacatgcgcacaatgCAAATGacaacacaaatgcatacactcTCTACTTAATCATATGGTAGGACATACAGTACATGCACACGAATTCGTGCATGCGCacgtatacatatttttctctacAGTTGTTTTTATACTCTTGTAATGTCGACATAAATGTTATGTTACATATTttctaatgtgtttttttttttctagtgtgaAATAAACTCATGGATGACATTAATCACGAGGCTCCTCTGTGTGCCCACACATTCCTGTCATGTCACAAAAGTCTCAGTTCCTTTTTTGCCATTTATGATGACCTTTGGTGTGAGCCGCGCCGGAGGGAGCTGCGCCGGCGCGGCACGTGACCCGTGGCTGGGCTGACCATGCCCTCCTGGTGCCCGCAGGTGGTGGAGGCGGCGGTCAAGCGGTCGCCGGTCAACAAGCTGGCGAGACTGGCGCGGCTGGCGGAGGCGCGCCTGGGTCGGCCCACCAGCAAGAAGCGGTGGGGGACCCTCGTGGAGGCCGCCAAGAACGCCAAAGTAAAAAAGTTGTTATCCAGGTCCCGGTCCGACGAGTCGCTCTCCTCCGACCCCGGCCACGAGATCACCGCTGACTCCGAGGAGGCTCGGGGGGGCTCCGGGACCCCCACGCCCCTCCAGAGCCTCCCTCCGGTGGGCATCCTTCGGGGAGGCAGCGGTAGCGGTAGCGGCGGCGCCGGCGGCGATGGAACGACGGAGGGCGGGCGGCGGGAGCGCGCTGGGCTGGGCGGAAGCGGGACGATGCATCTCGACGCCGCCGCCCTCGTGAGCCAGCAGGACCACGCCTCGCGCCCGCCCAAAAACTCCGTCAGCTTCGACAGGGCGGCgttaggcgggggagggggaggggccaataGCAGcagcccctcccactcctccagcgAGGCGGACCCTCCGCCCCCGTACCCCTGGCCGCGCCCCACTGCggtcaccgccgccgccgccaaccTGACCAGCGAGCCGCCAGCGCCCACGTCGCCGTCCTCGGGGGGTAGCAGCGCGGGCGGCAACATGCCCGCCCTGCCCGTGAGCGAGTCCTCCGAGCCCCTGGTGGGCGGGGGGCGGCCGGCGAACGGCTCCGTGCAGCCGCCGCGCCTGCCGGGCATCCAGCCCGTCAACCGCCACATGGCCGCCGGCTGGCTCTGATGCTCTCCAGGTGGGTCGGGGAAGGGAGGTCCCGGGTCTCAGACCCCTTGCACGAATGCAGACACATGTGCACATTGCTTGTACCACAGAACATCCTTaggcacactcatacacatgcacagattgAAAAAGTATACGACCTTTCAGTATAAAACGAATACCATACTTTTCAAATCAAGACAACTTTTGTCCCTTCAAAAAAGATTACATGGCACTTTCCACGCATCCTTCTCACTGCTGGAAacatttttctatttccttttttgagCTCACAATGAGGTATCTTTTTGTGAAACGAATTCAAGagctacgtacatacatacctaaatgcgtatgaatatatatgtgtacatatgtgtatatatatatacacacacaaacacacacacacacacacacatacatacatatatatatggtcgaaaaaaaaaacacaatacaccaagtagatttattgaaataagtgacatcagtttcagaatcgtccttgattccgaAGATGCAATcaaggacgattctgaaactgttgcctcacttcaataaatctagttagtgcattgtaggtttttctaccatagtatcaacacggcagtgtgtttttccattcatgaatatatatatatatatatatatatatatatatatatatatatatatatatatatatatatatatatatatatatatatatatatatgtatatatatatatatatatatatatatatatatatatatatatatatatatatatatatatatgtatgtatatatatatatatatatatatatatatatatatatatatatatgtgtgtgtgtgtgtgtgtgtgtgtgtgtgtgtgtgtgtgtgtgtgtgtgtgtgtgtgtgtgtgtgtgtgtgtgtgcatgcgctttGTATTTTGAAGAATAATCTCATATATCATGGACTATAACCGTAACGAGAGAATTGTGAAcgttttttattttgattccaCTCCGCTGCTCcatttcagtcagtcagtcaagtcCACAGGATATGAAGCAGAATTGGACCCAAATCAGTGAATCAGTCCATTGCAAAATAAAAGCAGCGTGGCCAGTCGAGCCTCGTCCAGCGCTGACCCGTGTGCCCTTCTTTCCTTCCGCAGATACAATGCTGTTTTGGAGTCGAAGCACAAGTTATCATCTGCCCATCTGTACATAAGTCGAGCATCACCCCTACGTCGGTGACCCTGGCAACGCGACTCTGACCCTTCGACACTCAGGAGGACATAAGGCTCATTTTCCCCCTTCGCTGTGATGTCCTGGGAAAGATGATCCTTATATAGAACTGGTACAGAGGTCACAATCGCTTCTCGGATCCTGATGTTTCTCACTTACATTGTAAATAACCTGAAGGTGGGACTGGCGGGCTCTTCCCATGTTTATATGAGGTTTATAATGTTAATCCAGATGGCCGTTTTTAAGAGCCGTTGTGAAGGCGATGTGATAGAATAATTATATCTGAATATTTATCCCTCCTTAATCGTATATTCTAATTGTGGATTTAAGACTATAAATTTTTAGAGAAGGGTTTTATAAGAATGTTGTTGTTGAAATTACTACAGATTTTAACCATTCAGATTCTACCCCACGTTTGTGACTTGTGAAAACTGAGACTGGAAAAAACGCTCCACATGACACTTCATCGTAATTGGTGGACAATAAGCCAATGGCAGTGCTAACCGAGACTTGTTGGAGTTGTGTCGACCAATCAGCTATCAGTATTGCAAGCTCAAGAACGCACATCTACTTTTAAGAATTGCTACTCAGATTGAGAGCCACTGTCACCCTTATGTCCTAGAGACATAGGGAACATTATCGTATAACTAATGTTAATGTATTGGACAAAATGTTTAATGTAAACACGGGTTCAGATATGAAAGTACACTTTAggcttttatataaatacactctTCATTTTCTAAAATAGTTGACGGCAAAGAGGCATTTGCACAAACGTGTTTTACGTTAATAGGTAAACAAGTACTTGTGCTAGACGTGATTACTCTACAGTGACATTCTTCGACACTGCTGGTGCTAAAACCGTATTTTCCGGGCGGTCGCCGCGGACGCGCGTCGGAGGCCCGCCCGCCATCCAGCCGCACCATCAGCCGACGGTGTTCCGgctgcccctctctccttcctctctcatttcctgctCTTGTAACTTTCTCAGTTGGAAAGCATGCCGGGCCATCTTCCACCTCTTTTGCGACGTGTCACGAGCGGCGTCTCAGGAGCGAGCGCACGccgaggaagatgagagagaagcgcACTTCGGTCACGTGAGAACCGCGACTGAGAACCAGGCGTCTCGCTGGCCTCGACCAGCCAGCTTCCGTGCATTTCGGTGACTTTTTTGTTCTTGAAGGAAGGTTCTGTCAGGATGTCGCGCCTCCGGGCAAGTGACTCACTCGCTGACATGTGAGCCTCGTTCTCGGAAGCATCCCACATGCCTTACAGCCATCAAGCCTCGTCGAGCCTTTTGCCCTTCTGTATATGTAATaccagagagaagggaaagtttca contains:
- the LOC113819929 gene encoding uncharacterized protein, with product MPSWCPQVVEAAVKRSPVNKLARLARLAEARLGRPTSKKRWGTLVEAAKNAKVKKLLSRSRSDESLSSDPGHEITADSEEARGGSGTPTPLQSLPPVGILRGGSGSGSGGAGGDGTTEGGRRERAGLGGSGTMHLDAAALVSQQDHASRPPKNSVSFDRAALGGGGGGANSSSPSHSSSEADPPPPYPWPRPTAVTAAAANLTSEPPAPTSPSSGGSSAGGNMPALPVSESSEPLVGGGRPANGSVQPPRLPGIQPVNRHMAAGWL